The genomic stretch TGGTAAACATCGGGATTTCCTTCTTTTCACAAGCCCCAGCCACTACCCACAAAGCTAAAACCAGCAATATATTTTTCCATTTCATAATCTTATCATTTTAACGATTTGCAATTTCTCCTGAAGGTAAAGGTAACACGTAACGTTCCTCTTTCGCACCATAAGTGTTCGTGTCGTACCCGTTTTCATCACTATTGATATTACTGAACAAACGTTTATACAGGTAGAAAATTTGTCCTTCCCCGAGGAATTCCCTCAAGTATTCCATTCGCAACCGTTTCATAAAATCCTCTTCCGAAACGACTCCTAAAACGGGTAATCCCCTCCGTGTACGCATCCGATTCAACCATTCGTATTTATCCGCCAACACGGGTTCACTCTCGGCAGCAATATAATACACTTCACTCAACCGGATCAATGACATGAAAACAGCATAAAAATACTCGGCTTCGGTATCCCCGGTCGGTTTGTCGATTCCCTTGTACTTGATAAACACGTGCCCGCTTTCTCCCACGCCTGAAGCCACTTGCCACCATGTCTGGAAACGATAATCCTGAGTCTCCCCCGCAAACAGATTCGTGTTCACGAAATCTTTCCGGGGATGCAAGTAATTGTTCCCGGCTTGTTCCGAGTCAAAATAACCGGTATAAATATCTTTCCTGTCTTTCTTGTAAATTCCCGCCAGTACCTCCGTGGAGAAAACCCGGTCGGGATTGCTTTGATTCGCCAAAAGTTTATTCGGATCAACAGCCGGAAAATGCTCGTTCACTTTCGCATCTGCCAACAACTTGCGAGCCATCTCTAAGGCCTTCCCCGGCTCTCCCGCGTACAGGTACACCCTTGCCTTCAACGCCAACACGGCATAGTAATTCATCCGTAACTGACGGTAACGCAAATAAACATCCTGATCATCTTCCAGAGAAGCCATCGGGCCCCCCTCGATCACCGGATCACTGTCCGCCAGCAAACTTTCAGCCTCGTCCAAATCACGCAACACCTTTTCGTGAATCACCGAATCCGCCGCCAACAAGGGTAAAGCCATCACCTTCGACGTTTCATTGTAAGGAATCGATTCTGCCTTCGGGTTTAACTTGTAAACGGGTCCGAAAAGACGCAACATATCAAAATGCAGAAAAGCACGAACCGCCAGCATTTCACCTTTCAACACCCGGCTTTCCTCCACGGGTAAAACACCCGTACTCTCGTCTATATTCTCCAGGACCACGTTACAATTCAGCACCGTGTTGTAAGCCGCCGCCCACGTGTTCGACAATTCCGTCTCCACCAGACTGTTCGTGTAATCAAACCCGCTCAAAGCCGTCAAATAAGTACTCACCTGCAAAGGCAGGTAACGCTTGGAAATCACGTCGACCAACTCGTAAGAAAGATTCTTCCCGTAAAGGGCCGGGGAAGCCATTTTATTGTATATACCGTTCACCGCAGTGTAAAACCCACCCCTTGTGGCAAATAATTGTTTCTCCGACTGCTTGTCCTTCGGCTGCACATCCAGAAAATCCGCACATCCGGCAACGCTCACCAGTATAACCCCGAACAAAATTATATCTTTTAATTTCATACTCTCAACCATTTAAAAATTAAACGATAACCCCGCTTCCATGCTCCGGGCAAAAGGATATGATATACCTCTCTCCGACCGGATCGTCGATGCCCGGAACACGTCACGCATGGAAACTTGAAACTTCAAACTACTCAACCCTAGCTTTTTGATCCACCCGTCATAAAACTCGTACCCCAAGTAAACAGACTCCAGCGTCAACACGTTCTCTTCCTGCACGAAACGAGAGGACATCGGGGTGGTCTCCGCGCTGGCAATATTCTTGAAGCGTACGATATCGCCTTCCTCCTGCCAACGCTCGTACAAGGCCCGCTTGTCTTGGTTCTTGTTCAAGTCACTCCTGGAAATGTTCTCGACTTTGCTGTATAACGCTTCGTTGAACACGTCTGCCCCCATCTGGTAACGAAAATTCAAACTCACCGAAAACCCTTTCCAGTTCAACGACGAACCGATCACCCCCTCCACGTCGGGACGGGTGTTCCCACAAATCACCTCATCATCGTAAGAGAAATCATACGTGTAACTTCCATCCTTCGCGTAAAACAACTCCTTCCCGTTCGATGGATCAATCCCCACGGACTTCACCGCCCAGATATCATCCGGGTCCGCACCGTCATAATACCTCACCGTGTTGCTTCCCTTCCCGCTGGAGTTCAACGTTGAAAGCTTGTTACCGATTTTATCTATCCGTGTTTTCTGTGTCCGCACGTTCGCCCGGATCATCCACGAGAAACGTTCCTCGAAATTCTGGAAGATATAATACGTCACCGAGGCTGTCAACCCTTGTGACACCTGTTCCCCGGCATTCGTCATGTAAGTCTCCGTACCGGAAGACAACGGGGTACTCACCTTGATCAATAACGGGTCGGTCACCTTGTAATAGTAATCCGCTGTCAACGAAAACCGTTTATTAAACAGCGTCACGTCCAACCCGATATTCTTGTCCACCGTGATCTGCCACTCCAAATCCGGGTTACCGATCTGCGCCAACACGGCTCCCAACCCGAAATAGTTCATCGAACCGTACTGGAATGAATAGGTAAGCAACGACTGCGCCGAGTCAAAACTCTGGTTTCCCGGGTTACCGATGGAAGCTCGTAATTTCAACAAATCAATCCACCCCACGTGATCCATGATAAACTTCTCCTTGTGCAAGTTCCATCCTAATCCCACCGACCACGTGGTATTATACTTCCGGGAGGTGCCGAAAACCGATGACCCGCTCGTGCGTAAACTGAAATCCATCAAGTAACGATCATCAAACGAATAGCCCGTGTTGAAATACCCGTTCACCGAGCGGGACACCGACTCGTAATAGGTAGGTGTACCGTTTTCCGGGTAACCGTTGGAAAAAGAGGGGTAGGAAAAATCTCCGTCCGGAAAGCCTACCGCCGAATATCCTTGCGTGAGCGATTTATTGCTAGACACGTTTCCACCCACGACTAGGTTAATCCGGTGTTTGCCAAGCACCTTGGCGTACGTGACACTTAATTCGCCTTCCACTTGATTTGTCCGGGTATTCGAGGAACGATACTCCCCTTTTTTTATGGTTTCCATGTTCTCGAACCGGGTATCATTTCGGGAATAAAACTTCTCCGTGTCGTCATTCCCGTATGTCAATCCCAACCGGGCACGTACCCGCCATTCCACCGTGGGAAAATACTCCGCCATGAAATAATTTGTCAACGCGAGATTCTTCCCCTCGTCCCGGCTATTCTGGCTCGCGTTCCACAACGGATTCGCGGCTTTAAAGAAATTATTATTCTCCAGCCACTTCTCAATCGTACCCGTCTCGTTACGCTTCTTGTAATAAGGATTCGCTGCCGCATATTCACTGAAAGCCACGATCGGGTTCCTGTAATCGGTTGAGGTTAACGAGAACTTGTTCGAAAACTGGAATTTCGACATTCGATAAATTAAATCAATGTTACCACTGATCACGTCCCTGTCGGACTTTTCCATGACTCCCGACACGCCGTTATAACCGGCACCCAAGCCGAACAGGAAATTTCCCTCGCCACCTTGCACGTAAAGCGAATGTTTCTGGTTCACGCCCACACGTAAAGGTTCCGCCAACCAGTACGTGTCCACTCCGCTCTCGATCACCTTCAACTTCTCGTTGTACAAACGATTCAATTCCACCTCACTCGTCGTGGACCACGAAGCCGGCTCGAACCTTCCCGCCAACCGTTCAAACTCCAGTTTCTCCCTTGCGTTCATCAAGTTATAACTAGACAAATCCGGCATCGAGAGATTCATGTTTCCCGTGTAACTCACCTGCAACTTGCCCGCCTCCGGCTTCACGGTCTCCACCACGATCACCCCGTTGGCCGCTTTCGAACCGTAAATCGCCGTCGAGGCCGCGTCCTTCAATATCGTGATCGAGGCCACCCGGTTTATATCCAGGTCATTAATGGCCGCCAATGTTGACTCGAAACCGTCCAGGATAAAAAGCGGTTGATTCGGGTCCGCGTCCAGCTCATCCCTCAACCCCAACATGCTCGACTTTCCCCGAATCTCCATGTTCGGCAAACGGTTCGGGTCCGAACCAAACTGGTTATCTTCCAGGATAGCGAAAGCCGGGTCCAACGTCTTCAAACTTTGCAGGATATTCTGCGTTCCCATCGTTTTCAACTCCGCGGCAGAATAGGTGGAAGCCGAACCCGTGAAACTCTCTTTCTTACGGGTGAAGATACCCGTCACCACCACGTCTTCCAATTTCACGTCCTCTTCCCGCAACACGATCGTCAACTCCTTCTGTTCCTCTCCCGCTTTCAACCGGGGCACCTTCACGACCTCCGTCTTCATCCCGATAAAGGAAACGACTAGCGTGGCCGTGTCTGCCGGAACTAACAATTTAAACTTCCCGTCCACGTCCGTGGCTGTTCCCATCGACGTTCCTCCCAAACGTACCGAGACTCCCGGTATTGGCAGCTTCTTCTCGTCCACCACTTTTCCCCGCACCTCCCGATTTTCCACACGAGTGGAATTCACCGTCCCCGCCCTCGTCAATAGCGGGAAACCCAACAATAAAATCATAAATAACCGGATTGTCACGGTCACCGTCCTTCGATCCGACAGTAACTTTCGCTTAAAAACTTTCCTGTCATAAGTTTTTTTCATAACTTTGATTGTTAATTAATTGATAAAATTGATTTACACAAGGGGGTGATATTCAACGTTTCTCAGGCATAGAATACACTCCCTATTTCATTTTCTGCTTCTTATTTCACTATCCACATTTCGTTACAATTTGACATGACGATCTCACACTTTATCCTGTAAGACAAAGATTTCACAAAACCTATAAAAAATATAAAGATCAAAACATTCCCAAATCCGGATGTTCTCCTAGCCTTCCCCGTTACAAGTAAACACTAAAAATTAAAGAAACATGGAAGCCGGATCAACAATTCCCCTCACAAAAACATGATCATAATTTACCCTCATAAGTCTTTTGGTATCAAGATTAGGGCGAAAAGAAACGGTTCCGCCTGTCCCGTTGTCTAACACTTCTCAGAGGCTGTGGGTGCATTAACACTCCATCACGGGGGTACGGAACCGCCGTATGGAAATAACAGGCATTAAAAAAAAAATGCCTGCTACGTAGTGGCAGGATTCCCCGCCTCTGAATATGTTAGACATCACAAATATATAAACATTTTTACAAAAAACAAATATCACCTCAAAAATTAACAGTCAAAATTATCCTATATAGCATATTTTACATTTACTCCACGCAATACATTATAACCTTACACCTAAAAAGAGAAATACATTTTGGCAATTCCGACACAGGTTTACCCTAAATTTACTGTAAACTTTTTTCAAGATAATACAAGGCAAGACACAGTGTTTACCCGTTGCATATTCGATGTATTTAGGGATTAAAGACGTATCAACTTCGAATCAAAGACGTTTCAAAGACGTTCACGAACGTCTTTGCACCGAAGTTAATAGGTTTTTGCTCTATGATTATCTGGTGATTACCTTAACTATTCATTTTTTCTTCATTTGATAATGGATAATGATACATACATTCTTGCATTCAAGAATGTACACCTCACCATAACACATTATAAATCAAATATTAAATCATAAAAAGCACATCGTAAATCACACCTGAAATAAACATTAATATAAGGTTACACGCTTTTTCTTCTAACTTCATCTAAAGTTTTACCTTCAGAGTTTCTCCATTTCGTCCATCCATTTGTCGCACATCCCAAAATAACTCCCCCAGCTGTACTTGGTGAAGAGAAAACATAATCTTCTACAAACTGATAGCAATTATTGCTTTGAACGATCACACTTTCTCTTGCAAAAAAAATCCTTAAATCAATTAAATATTTATGACATGAAGGAGTTGTATTCAATTTTGCCTCCGATCCTTTGAACACGACAAAACCATCGTCTATTAAATTTCCATCGGCAACGATTTCCTTACTTTTTATCATAAAAATCCCCTCATTTTTTGTAGTAACCGTGACTCGTGATATCGGTTCAAATAAAGGAAATCCCAATGTAGAAAGCAATATTTTATTAGTTTCAAAACAATCCAACAAATCTGCTTCCATACTCTCTGTCACATGAGGAAGATTCGAAGCAGAACTGTTATCCAATTTCCAACGATTGATTTCTATTGCTTGCTTGATTGCCGTGTGTTCAAGAAATTTCACATGAGTTTTGGTAAAACTGTTAATCATTCACTCGTACAACAAATTTGATAAAAAAATAGACAATAAATTTACAAAAAAAATTCAATCTAAAACGGCAATTGAATATACTCAAGGTGATAAACACTCTATTGAAGGCCATTTGTTTTGGTCCCCTAGGTTCTTACCAAATACAGGAGAACGGTAAAGCAATATCCGATTTCTCTTTTCGTACAGCTTTCAAAGTTGTTGAAAATGTATCGAAAAAAAATACTAGTATACAACATCCTTGGGTTCAAATCACATCTAATTACCAGAACCAAGAGAGAATAGTCTACCTTTTCGTTATGGTTGGGCTATCTTTCCCTATGATCATGAACATAGCATGAACATAGCATCTACATAACATGAACACTGACGGGTGTATATGCTCCGTTCGTGTTATGTTGGAATTTAGTTGATGCCTGCGAGCAGGGGTAGAGGAAGGATTAGCAAGGATCAGTCCACCCCCGGTGTAAAGGTGTAAACTTGTAACAAAGTTCTAAAACAAAAAATTTACTTTTAAGATTTATACCTTATATTTGGACTCGATAAAAACGCTTTTTATTCATTACAATAGTAAAGTATATAATTACGCCCCAATGTTAGCATACACCTACATCAGCAAAGGAAATTTCAGACTCCAAGAGAAGCCGATTCCCCAGATAGAAGATTCACGGGATGCCATCGTCCGTGTCACGCTTGGAAGTATCTGTACCAGTGATTTACATATCAAACACGGGAGTGTCCCTCGTGCCGTCCCAGGCATTACCGTGGGCCACGAAATGGTGGGAATCGTGGAACAAACAGGAACCGATGTCATAACCGTGAAACCCGGAGACCGGGTCATTATTAACGTGGAAACCTTTTGTGGAGAGTGCTTTTTCTGCAAGAAAGGATTCGTAAACAACTGTACCGATCCCAATGGCGGATGGGCTTTGGGATGCCGTATTGACGGGGGACAAGCTGAATACGTTCGTGTTCCCTATGCCGATAGCGGGCTCAACCGCATTCCCGACACGGTGAGCGATGAACAGGCTCTTTTCGTGGGCGATATACTTGCCACCGGCTTTTGGGCTGCACGTATTTCGGAGATCACGGAAGACGACACGGTACTCGTCATCGGGGCCGGGCCAACCGGGATATGTACCCTGCTTTGCGTGATGCTAAAGAAACCAAAACGAATTATTGTCTGCGAACAATCACCGGAAAGGATCCAGTTTGTCAGGGAACACTACCCCAATGTACTGGTGACCGCACCGGGAAAATGCAAAGAGTTCGTCCTTGAGCACAGCGATCATGGTGGGGCCGACGTGGTACTAGAAGTTGCCGGAAACGATGACACCTTCCGCATGGCATGGGAATGCGCTCGCCCCAATGCCGTGGTAACCGTGGTCGCCCTCTACGACAAACCGCAACTTTTACCGTTACCCGATATGTATGGCAAAAACCTTACCTTCAAGACCGGAGGAGTAGACGGGTGCGATTGTGCCGAAATCCTTCGTTTGATAGAAGAAGGTAAAATTGATACCACCCCACTCATCACCCATCGCTTTCCCCTAAATGAAATCGAAGAGGCTTATCACATTTTCGAAAACAAACTCGATGGGGTCATAAAGGTAGCAATAACAGGAAAATAGCCTACTACATTTCTTCGCATACACCAAGCAGCCGTAATTCCGAGAAATAAGGCTGCTTGAGCCATATATCTTTATCCCCGATAGCAACAAAGCGGTGTTTAGCCCGGGTTAAGGCTACATTCAACAAATTCGGTTTCGATGAAGCCCAAGAAGCTGCTCCCTTGGATTGGTCATCAAGCCCCAAACACAAAATCACCCCGGAAGCCTGTTTCCCCTGAAAAGTATGTACTGTACCGACATGACTTTTCAACCAATCATGCAATATATTACTATTCTCCTTGTCCGGTTTAAGAACCTCTTGCAAAGATTTTTGCAATTTTACTTTCAACTTGTGAGGTATTTCTGCGAAAGGAGAAATCACAAATACATCAGGTAATTTGTCCGACCCTAATATTTCATCCAGCAACAATTTTAATACAAGCTCTCCTTGCTCCGGCACATAATGCCGTCCATCCACCCGTCCCGTAACATGTAAAAAACGAGTCTGTAACCGTATTTCAGGTTCTTTTGTTATCGTGGAATTATACATCATGCCTTGATAGGCAATTTTATTCGCAATAGAAAACATCGGGTCAAGACAACGACGATGCACGCGAAGCGGAACCCCAATCCAAGTGTCATTAGAAACCCACCCGTATTGATTAACCCTATCTGCCATAGATTGAACAGACAAAGAAGGATGCACCTGACTTCGATCCAAATTAAAATAATCATTCATACGATTTATGATGACTTCTGGAATAGTCACAACTGGCTCAATTTGAAAAGGATCACCTACCACCACAACTCTTCGTGCCCGCCAAATAGCACCAAGCGCTGCCTGTGGTACGGCCTGCCCGGCTTCGTCAATAAATAACCAAGGAATACTACCCCGCCCGAAATCTGCAAACATCCGGCTAACGGAGGCAAATGTGGTGGAAACAACCGGAATAACTAACCAAAAAGTCTTCCACATGGCTTCTATTTCTTCCGGGGAAACCAACGTACCACCTTTCAAATACTGGAAAAAACCGTCAAGAGTTGTTTTGATCCTACTGGATTTTGCGTTAGCCCTCAGAATAAACATTTCGTTCACATGCATGGCCGCCACGAATAATTCGGACTGTAATTCCTTTAATCGATCCGAGTACCACGGACAAGCTTCTTGCGTGGCATGAGACTCTATATTTTCCCAAAAATCCCTGTCAGCATATGCTACATTCAACTCCTCTCTGGCAATATCAATCTTTTCATCGAGTTGTAAAAGTTCCATCCTGCAATTCTCATACTCAACATCGACTTTTTTCAAAAGTGCAATCTGATCTTCGCGAGACAATATTTCCTTTTCACACTTTTGTTTTCCACCGGTCACTTCATCCAAAGCCTTCAACATCTCATTCAATATCTCTCGATATTGTTTCCTCACACCCTTTCTTAACGATTTCCAAAATCCGGGACGATTTTGTTTTA from Butyricimonas virosa encodes the following:
- a CDS encoding SusC/RagA family TonB-linked outer membrane protein; amino-acid sequence: MKKTYDRKVFKRKLLSDRRTVTVTIRLFMILLLGFPLLTRAGTVNSTRVENREVRGKVVDEKKLPIPGVSVRLGGTSMGTATDVDGKFKLLVPADTATLVVSFIGMKTEVVKVPRLKAGEEQKELTIVLREEDVKLEDVVVTGIFTRKKESFTGSASTYSAAELKTMGTQNILQSLKTLDPAFAILEDNQFGSDPNRLPNMEIRGKSSMLGLRDELDADPNQPLFILDGFESTLAAINDLDINRVASITILKDAASTAIYGSKAANGVIVVETVKPEAGKLQVSYTGNMNLSMPDLSSYNLMNAREKLEFERLAGRFEPASWSTTSEVELNRLYNEKLKVIESGVDTYWLAEPLRVGVNQKHSLYVQGGEGNFLFGLGAGYNGVSGVMEKSDRDVISGNIDLIYRMSKFQFSNKFSLTSTDYRNPIVAFSEYAAANPYYKKRNETGTIEKWLENNNFFKAANPLWNASQNSRDEGKNLALTNYFMAEYFPTVEWRVRARLGLTYGNDDTEKFYSRNDTRFENMETIKKGEYRSSNTRTNQVEGELSVTYAKVLGKHRINLVVGGNVSSNKSLTQGYSAVGFPDGDFSYPSFSNGYPENGTPTYYESVSRSVNGYFNTGYSFDDRYLMDFSLRTSGSSVFGTSRKYNTTWSVGLGWNLHKEKFIMDHVGWIDLLKLRASIGNPGNQSFDSAQSLLTYSFQYGSMNYFGLGAVLAQIGNPDLEWQITVDKNIGLDVTLFNKRFSLTADYYYKVTDPLLIKVSTPLSSGTETYMTNAGEQVSQGLTASVTYYIFQNFEERFSWMIRANVRTQKTRIDKIGNKLSTLNSSGKGSNTVRYYDGADPDDIWAVKSVGIDPSNGKELFYAKDGSYTYDFSYDDEVICGNTRPDVEGVIGSSLNWKGFSVSLNFRYQMGADVFNEALYSKVENISRSDLNKNQDKRALYERWQEEGDIVRFKNIASAETTPMSSRFVQEENVLTLESVYLGYEFYDGWIKKLGLSSLKFQVSMRDVFRASTIRSERGISYPFARSMEAGLSFNF
- a CDS encoding RagB/SusD family nutrient uptake outer membrane protein, with protein sequence MKLKDIILFGVILVSVAGCADFLDVQPKDKQSEKQLFATRGGFYTAVNGIYNKMASPALYGKNLSYELVDVISKRYLPLQVSTYLTALSGFDYTNSLVETELSNTWAAAYNTVLNCNVVLENIDESTGVLPVEESRVLKGEMLAVRAFLHFDMLRLFGPVYKLNPKAESIPYNETSKVMALPLLAADSVIHEKVLRDLDEAESLLADSDPVIEGGPMASLEDDQDVYLRYRQLRMNYYAVLALKARVYLYAGEPGKALEMARKLLADAKVNEHFPAVDPNKLLANQSNPDRVFSTEVLAGIYKKDRKDIYTGYFDSEQAGNNYLHPRKDFVNTNLFAGETQDYRFQTWWQVASGVGESGHVFIKYKGIDKPTGDTEAEYFYAVFMSLIRLSEVYYIAAESEPVLADKYEWLNRMRTRRGLPVLGVVSEEDFMKRLRMEYLREFLGEGQIFYLYKRLFSNINSDENGYDTNTYGAKEERYVLPLPSGEIANR
- a CDS encoding DEAD/DEAH box helicase, which produces MNGYKIVLLKAILCFIGCRKVNGYAPEYVGISTFPWALHQLEEGKLQSDSWSESFQMMYTNLLEHLEQNQNELEDDFISYLSEVQTLDNLQEIQSIIRKRLGWKTDLVGNICMKADEVYKSAVKEDDSSNSDLLNSFFISDIERVISAFQSKNVGKSVQDYIRGCLNESFKHEDLRENPEIIKSCLVPNNYPEGCWPSKYKASLMQQFAVNMIYEKLVEKEEEGVFSVNGPPGTGKTTLLRDVIASILVKRAKVLVQYEEPADAFCKIGQVAISDEYTPFIYEPDKAICGAGMVIASSNNGAVENISKELPLKKEVEPYANSMDYFRTVSETCLDKEYWGVIAATLGNKENRRVLVNHIWSRFEQEESNVTLADYLGNNKISNEEWQEARRVFREKLQAVQVEKERLNRYVKDNEACEEKREKYLSLEIKLQEAQMRRNDLENQKEKLEKEKLFLEERMRELTFRWEIVKQNRPGFWKSLRKGVRKQYREILNEMLKALDEVTGGKQKCEKEILSREDQIALLKKVDVEYENCRMELLQLDEKIDIAREELNVAYADRDFWENIESHATQEACPWYSDRLKELQSELFVAAMHVNEMFILRANAKSSRIKTTLDGFFQYLKGGTLVSPEEIEAMWKTFWLVIPVVSTTFASVSRMFADFGRGSIPWLFIDEAGQAVPQAALGAIWRARRVVVVGDPFQIEPVVTIPEVIINRMNDYFNLDRSQVHPSLSVQSMADRVNQYGWVSNDTWIGVPLRVHRRCLDPMFSIANKIAYQGMMYNSTITKEPEIRLQTRFLHVTGRVDGRHYVPEQGELVLKLLLDEILGSDKLPDVFVISPFAEIPHKLKVKLQKSLQEVLKPDKENSNILHDWLKSHVGTVHTFQGKQASGVILCLGLDDQSKGAASWASSKPNLLNVALTRAKHRFVAIGDKDIWLKQPYFSELRLLGVCEEM
- a CDS encoding alcohol dehydrogenase produces the protein MLAYTYISKGNFRLQEKPIPQIEDSRDAIVRVTLGSICTSDLHIKHGSVPRAVPGITVGHEMVGIVEQTGTDVITVKPGDRVIINVETFCGECFFCKKGFVNNCTDPNGGWALGCRIDGGQAEYVRVPYADSGLNRIPDTVSDEQALFVGDILATGFWAARISEITEDDTVLVIGAGPTGICTLLCVMLKKPKRIIVCEQSPERIQFVREHYPNVLVTAPGKCKEFVLEHSDHGGADVVLEVAGNDDTFRMAWECARPNAVVTVVALYDKPQLLPLPDMYGKNLTFKTGGVDGCDCAEILRLIEEGKIDTTPLITHRFPLNEIEEAYHIFENKLDGVIKVAITGK
- a CDS encoding DUF4357 domain-containing protein translates to MINSFTKTHVKFLEHTAIKQAIEINRWKLDNSSASNLPHVTESMEADLLDCFETNKILLSTLGFPLFEPISRVTVTTKNEGIFMIKSKEIVADGNLIDDGFVVFKGSEAKLNTTPSCHKYLIDLRIFFARESVIVQSNNCYQFVEDYVFSSPSTAGGVILGCATNGWTKWRNSEGKTLDEVRRKSV